In the genome of Ferrovibrio terrae, the window GCCGATATGGAGAAGCAGACCGGCAAGAAGATCAACGCCTTCTTCGCCCCTGATTATGCCGGCGTGATCGAAGGCATGCGCTTCAACAAGGTGCAGATCGCCTGGTACGGCAACGCTTCGGCCATCCAGGCCGTCGACCGTGCCGAGGGCGAGGTCTTCGTGCAGACCACCGCCAAGGACGGTTCGCCGGGCTACTGGTCGCTGCTGCTGGTCCATAAGGACAGCCCGATCAATTCACTGCAGGACGTGCTGGCCGCTCCGGGCAAGTACACCTTCGGCAATGGCGATCCGAATTCCACTTCGGGCTTCCTGGTGCCGAGCTTCTACGTCTTCGGCCAGAACAATATCGACCCGCGCAAGCATTTCAGCCGCATGGTGACGGGCAGCCATGAAGTGAATGCGCTGGCCGTCGCCAACAAGCAGGTTGATGTCGCCACCAACAATACCGAGAACCTGGAGCGCTTGCAGAAGACCCAGCCGGCCAAGGCCGCCGAGCTCAAGTCGATCTGGAAGTCACCGCTGATCCCGTCGGACCCGATTGTCTGGCGCAAGGACCTGTCGGATGCCGACAAGAAGACGCTCAAGACCTTCTTCATGACCTACGGCACCCAGACGTCGGGCAAGAGCGCCGACCAGCTGGGCAAGGAAACCAAGGTGCTGACCGACCTGCAGTGGGGCGCTTTCAAGGAGTCGAGCAACAGGCAGCTGATCCCGATCCGCCAGCTCGCGCTGTTCCGCGACAAGATCAAGCTGGAAGGCGACGCCAACATGGCCGCCGACGAGAAGGCGAAGAAGATCGCCGAGATCGACGCCAAGCTGGCCGATCTCAACAA includes:
- the phnD gene encoding phosphonate ABC transporter substrate-binding protein, whose amino-acid sequence is MLRRTFLTTAAVLLAGTVLSGTAHAQLKEINFGIISTESSSNLKTIWEPFLADMEKQTGKKINAFFAPDYAGVIEGMRFNKVQIAWYGNASAIQAVDRAEGEVFVQTTAKDGSPGYWSLLLVHKDSPINSLQDVLAAPGKYTFGNGDPNSTSGFLVPSFYVFGQNNIDPRKHFSRMVTGSHEVNALAVANKQVDVATNNTENLERLQKTQPAKAAELKSIWKSPLIPSDPIVWRKDLSDADKKTLKTFFMTYGTQTSGKSADQLGKETKVLTDLQWGAFKESSNRQLIPIRQLALFRDKIKLEGDANMAADEKAKKIAEIDAKLADLNKQMGS